One window from the genome of Bacilli bacterium encodes:
- a CDS encoding phage portal protein has translation MGFKDIFKRKKKVGSVDSYKVVNDLKLPFVPFGDNISNSDVVRICVDRIASQCAKLKGRYLKVGDDGVQTEKSGPVAFLLKYKPNTLMTPYQFLYKSVSLLMLNDNAFIYPMYDRSTYKLIGLYPLNPITVEPIEDSLGDYYLKFYFGDGTSYILPYENVIHLRRFYTNNSFFGGDSSTGSHEALLKTLKINDSLLQGVEAGMMSSFQIKGLLKINGMLKESDKQKQIDEFNRALSKANETESAIVPVDSKADYTPLSVDPKLVDDKTLDFLQSKILDYFGVSKAIFANSYNETEFNAFYESTIEPIAIQLSEAFSNGLLTQNELERGEEILFFSERLQYASWTTKVGAIEKLMGLGIMSLNESRALLGLEPIENGNKRLQSLNYVDADKANQYQVGGNNNDEDNK, from the coding sequence ATGGGATTTAAAGATATTTTCAAAAGAAAGAAGAAAGTCGGGAGCGTCGATAGCTACAAAGTCGTGAACGACCTGAAGCTACCGTTCGTCCCATTCGGCGACAACATCTCCAACTCCGATGTGGTCCGAATATGCGTCGACAGGATTGCCTCGCAATGCGCGAAGCTAAAAGGAAGGTACCTAAAAGTGGGAGACGACGGGGTCCAGACCGAAAAGTCAGGGCCGGTCGCCTTTTTACTTAAGTACAAGCCAAATACCCTCATGACGCCATACCAATTCCTCTACAAAAGCGTGTCACTATTGATGCTCAACGACAACGCGTTCATCTACCCGATGTACGACAGGTCCACCTACAAGCTGATTGGGCTGTACCCGCTCAACCCCATAACGGTGGAGCCGATAGAAGACAGCCTCGGCGACTATTACCTTAAGTTCTACTTCGGCGACGGCACGAGCTACATCCTCCCTTACGAGAACGTCATCCACCTAAGAAGGTTCTACACGAACAACAGCTTCTTCGGCGGTGACTCATCGACGGGAAGCCACGAAGCATTGCTAAAAACGCTCAAGATCAACGACTCGCTCCTGCAAGGGGTGGAGGCCGGAATGATGTCGAGCTTCCAGATTAAGGGCCTGCTCAAAATCAACGGCATGCTGAAGGAAAGCGACAAGCAGAAGCAAATCGACGAATTCAACAGGGCGCTATCGAAGGCCAACGAAACCGAATCGGCGATCGTCCCGGTCGACTCAAAAGCGGACTACACGCCGTTAAGCGTCGATCCGAAGCTCGTGGACGACAAGACGCTCGACTTCCTGCAAAGCAAGATACTCGATTACTTCGGAGTGTCGAAGGCGATATTCGCCAACTCATACAACGAGACCGAATTCAACGCTTTCTATGAATCGACCATCGAACCGATAGCGATACAGCTAAGCGAGGCTTTCTCAAACGGATTATTGACGCAGAATGAGCTCGAAAGAGGGGAGGAAATCCTCTTCTTCAGCGAGCGTCTGCAATACGCCTCCTGGACCACCAAGGTCGGCGCCATCGAGAAACTCATGGGACTCGGGATCATGTCTTTGAACGAATCCAGGGCCTTATTGGGACTCGAGCCGATCGAAAACGGGAACAAGAGACTCCAATCACTAAATTACGTAGATGCCGACAAGGCAAACCAATACCAAGTAGGAGGTAACAACAATGACGAAGACAACAAATAA
- a CDS encoding leucine-rich repeat protein: MYDIKIKANANGRLEYEDPVVRLGTEDELSRARLVFSVDDSIEGAIRYVKFKHAKATYLYRVTNDALVVPTTVTKLSGRWFISFISSNNVVTNNVPTGSYAFISEPVEAVVADGILSANTQSEEAQLLCGIIDGTADKVVIPTSVTRIREYCLSYYQAYATLVLHPDISFIGSHAFEGGKFQRIEFQEGIAITSIQEYSFQKMENLASTYVLKVPKSVSSWGRNAFGSSNLSAISFESGSKLTTFVSYSIFNMTALRTLELPAGFLGFTGNGQTISSCPVLAKIILPNSFTYSIIAGHIVDNPSLADIVLGSNWNCVANFSKCTNLSANSIKAMFASLKNLTGSSAKALTLGSDNLAKVSTTDIAVATAKNWTVS; the protein is encoded by the coding sequence ATGTACGACATCAAGATAAAAGCAAACGCCAACGGGAGGCTTGAATACGAGGATCCGGTCGTCAGGCTCGGGACCGAAGATGAACTAAGCAGGGCGAGACTGGTATTCTCGGTCGACGATTCGATCGAGGGAGCGATACGCTACGTCAAGTTCAAGCACGCCAAGGCCACGTACCTTTACAGGGTGACGAACGACGCCTTGGTGGTTCCTACCACGGTCACGAAGCTCTCAGGCAGATGGTTCATATCCTTCATCTCCTCGAACAACGTCGTCACCAACAACGTGCCTACCGGAAGCTATGCCTTTATCAGCGAGCCCGTCGAGGCGGTGGTGGCAGATGGCATACTCTCCGCCAACACGCAGTCAGAGGAAGCACAGCTTCTCTGCGGTATCATCGACGGAACGGCCGACAAAGTCGTCATCCCGACATCGGTAACAAGAATCAGGGAATACTGCCTTTCATACTACCAAGCATATGCAACCTTGGTCCTTCATCCTGACATTTCCTTCATCGGCTCACACGCCTTCGAAGGAGGGAAGTTCCAAAGGATCGAGTTCCAAGAAGGGATAGCAATAACCTCCATTCAGGAGTATTCGTTCCAAAAGATGGAAAACCTAGCGTCAACCTACGTATTAAAGGTTCCTAAAAGCGTGTCCTCATGGGGACGAAACGCCTTCGGCAGTTCCAACCTTTCCGCCATTTCCTTTGAAAGCGGATCGAAGCTGACGACCTTCGTTTCATACTCGATATTCAACATGACAGCGCTGAGGACACTTGAACTACCGGCTGGGTTCCTTGGATTCACCGGGAACGGCCAGACCATCAGCTCATGCCCGGTCTTGGCTAAGATCATACTTCCTAATTCGTTCACCTACTCGATAATCGCTGGCCACATAGTGGATAATCCGTCTTTGGCGGACATCGTCCTCGGATCCAACTGGAACTGCGTGGCCAACTTCTCGAAATGCACAAATCTCAGTGCCAATTCCATCAAAGCCATGTTCGCGTCTCTCAAAAACCTGACAGGCTCGTCCGCCAAGGCCCTCACCTTGGGTAGCGACAACCTAGCCAAGGTATCGACGACAGACATAGCGGTGGCGACGGCCAAGAACTGGACCGTCTCATAG
- a CDS encoding HNH endonuclease, whose translation MQRHKRCAKHSKRPSKLERFYRGDEWHLARAIKICNQNGLCEKCGKPGNEVHHKIHLTIQNVDDPNVSLNQDNLMLLCTDCHNKEHHRFGRLAEYDFDSEGNLVSRKSK comes from the coding sequence ATGCAAAGGCACAAGCGTTGCGCGAAGCACTCGAAGCGACCAAGTAAGCTCGAGCGTTTCTACCGTGGCGACGAATGGCACCTTGCTAGGGCGATTAAGATCTGCAATCAGAATGGCCTGTGCGAGAAATGTGGTAAGCCAGGGAACGAGGTCCATCACAAGATCCATCTAACCATACAGAACGTCGACGATCCCAACGTCTCTTTGAATCAGGACAACCTGATGCTCCTTTGCACCGATTGCCACAACAAAGAGCACCATAGGTTCGGTAGATTGGCCGAGTACGACTTCGACAGCGAGGGAAATCTCGTGTCCAGAAAATCGAAATGA
- a CDS encoding DUF4314 domain-containing protein → MMKPQVGDLIKIIDMRDEPQYRWKTGTVTHIDDAGQLHGTWGGCAIIPEADEFEIIETSKGERQ, encoded by the coding sequence ATGATGAAACCGCAAGTGGGCGACCTTATCAAAATAATAGACATGCGCGACGAACCTCAATACCGATGGAAGACCGGAACCGTCACCCACATCGATGACGCCGGCCAACTCCACGGAACGTGGGGAGGATGCGCAATCATACCTGAAGCCGATGAATTTGAAATCATCGAGACTTCAAAAGGAGAGAGACAATGA
- a CDS encoding phage tail protein, whose protein sequence is MPNNKVTYGLKNVYYSKATEATDGKWTFTTPVSLPGAQEFTNDIVGGSTNVNADDQIILSLSQLAGRTLTLKLTELTDEFKVDILGYKKLTNGNIVEITNAQPVTFALGFEIQGDLKARRIWFYLCSVTPINESSKTKADSIEVNAITLNITSRPIAINSKYSTTHVTSCLGDANYETFLTVAPVVPTIEE, encoded by the coding sequence ATGCCAAATAACAAAGTTACGTATGGACTAAAAAACGTCTATTACTCAAAAGCCACCGAAGCTACGGACGGGAAGTGGACATTCACAACCCCAGTAAGCCTTCCGGGCGCTCAGGAGTTCACCAACGACATCGTTGGCGGATCCACCAATGTCAACGCGGATGACCAGATCATCCTCTCGCTCAGCCAATTGGCCGGGCGAACCTTGACCTTAAAACTCACCGAACTCACCGACGAATTCAAAGTCGACATCCTCGGATACAAGAAGTTAACCAATGGGAACATCGTGGAAATCACGAACGCCCAACCGGTCACTTTCGCCTTGGGATTTGAGATCCAAGGGGACCTCAAAGCCCGTCGCATCTGGTTCTATCTCTGCTCGGTCACCCCGATCAACGAATCCAGCAAGACCAAGGCAGATTCCATCGAGGTCAACGCGATCACTCTCAACATCACTTCGAGACCTATTGCTATCAATAGCAAATACTCGACTACCCACGTCACCTCATGCCTTGGCGACGCCAACTACGAGACTTTCCTAACCGTGGCTCCAGTCGTTCCTACCATTGAGGAATAA
- a CDS encoding phage major capsid protein yields the protein MNLIKRKAEIEARLAEIRTASDTENDVEKLSALETEATTLQEERGMIEKKMKIASQTEVKVVNIETKSETAEALEQRGKDLREARTIKVDSSNILLPSYTDDKIAEYPFREVSTIVDKVNVVNLNGGETYKKSYVKGHGDAGLTAEGADYTETEPTFDYVTVTKVKVTAYTEITEELEKLPNLPYQAEVLKNIEVSLKKKIASQILLGAGTSNTFTGIFSDKASAIEASKDIDIAKITDTTLDEIVFAYGGDEEVEGDAVLILNKNDLRAFATLRTAEGRKVHAVDYKAQTIDGIPYIISSHCKALSDTATAEGDYCIAYGSLKNYEVPVFSPVEIAKSTDYKFKDGIICYKASVFTGGNVVGFNGFLRVKKGATTSAKE from the coding sequence ATGAATTTAATCAAAAGAAAGGCAGAGATCGAAGCCCGCTTGGCCGAAATCAGAACTGCCAGCGACACCGAAAACGATGTCGAGAAGCTCTCAGCGTTAGAAACTGAAGCCACAACCTTACAGGAAGAAAGAGGAATGATCGAAAAGAAAATGAAGATCGCCTCCCAAACCGAAGTCAAGGTCGTCAATATCGAAACCAAATCCGAGACCGCCGAAGCCTTAGAGCAACGCGGTAAGGACCTCAGGGAAGCAAGAACCATCAAGGTCGATTCCAGCAACATCTTGCTACCCAGCTACACCGACGACAAAATCGCCGAGTACCCATTCCGCGAAGTATCGACAATCGTTGACAAAGTCAACGTCGTCAACCTCAACGGTGGCGAAACCTACAAAAAGTCCTACGTTAAAGGTCACGGCGACGCTGGCTTGACCGCCGAAGGTGCCGACTATACCGAAACCGAGCCAACCTTTGATTACGTTACCGTCACCAAGGTCAAAGTAACCGCCTATACCGAAATCACCGAGGAATTAGAGAAGCTTCCAAACCTTCCTTACCAAGCAGAGGTCTTGAAGAACATCGAAGTCTCCCTCAAAAAGAAGATCGCCTCTCAGATCCTTCTCGGCGCAGGAACCTCAAACACCTTCACTGGTATCTTCTCTGACAAAGCCAGCGCCATCGAAGCCTCAAAGGACATCGACATCGCCAAGATCACCGATACCACATTGGATGAGATCGTGTTCGCCTATGGCGGAGACGAGGAAGTGGAAGGCGACGCCGTCCTCATCCTCAACAAAAACGACCTCCGCGCATTCGCAACATTACGAACAGCCGAAGGAAGAAAGGTCCACGCCGTCGACTACAAGGCGCAGACCATCGATGGTATCCCATATATCATCTCCTCTCACTGCAAGGCCTTAAGCGACACCGCGACCGCCGAAGGAGACTACTGCATCGCCTATGGTTCCTTAAAGAACTACGAGGTCCCAGTCTTCTCACCTGTCGAGATCGCCAAGTCAACCGACTACAAGTTCAAGGATGGAATCATCTGCTACAAAGCAAGTGTCTTCACCGGTGGAAACGTCGTCGGATTCAACGGCTTCTTGAGAGTCAAAAAAGGCGCTACAACCTCCGCCAAGGAATAG
- a CDS encoding HK97 gp10 family phage protein, whose amino-acid sequence MSESLDSFSLKLSEIIETYSDDVKADVEKKLDETASEVLNYIKENCPRTGYGNNHLADSFILTTVGSGANKTIFISSGTKGRLVHLVEFGFKHKSGKFVMARPFMRPAYETFTPEMLEGIKQIIRNGGN is encoded by the coding sequence ATGAGCGAGTCTCTCGATTCCTTTTCTTTGAAACTCAGCGAGATCATCGAAACCTACAGCGACGATGTGAAGGCCGACGTCGAGAAGAAGCTGGACGAAACGGCCAGCGAAGTGCTCAACTACATCAAGGAAAACTGCCCGAGAACCGGTTATGGAAATAACCATCTCGCGGATTCCTTTATCCTCACGACCGTCGGTAGTGGGGCTAACAAGACAATATTCATATCCTCAGGCACGAAGGGGAGGCTCGTCCATCTGGTCGAGTTCGGCTTCAAGCACAAGAGCGGTAAGTTCGTCATGGCGCGTCCATTCATGCGCCCGGCCTACGAGACGTTCACCCCGGAAATGCTGGAGGGGATAAAGCAGATAATCAGGAACGGAGGCAATTAA
- the metK gene encoding methionine adenosyltransferase gives MGKIVTCEQVFKGHPDKLCDQISDNVLDAYLKADKTSRVAVESAIKNNAVYVFGEVTSKAKVNIIKEAIKALRFAGYYEQFKVYLNITKQSGDIALGVDKEGAGDQGMMYGYATNETDERMPYPFVVASHISNLARILFVKHNDIFGPDGKCEVAVEYDSDYKPVAIKTIIISSQTKHGKLEEAKVLLLEAIGGYIKKYPECQVLINPTGAFETGGPYADSGLTGRKLMCDTYGGVAHHGGGAFSGKDPTKVDRSGAYYCRYVAKALVDSGLCKRCEVGVAYSIGIAEPVSVSVDSFGTGVIDDDKLVELVKEVFDFKPASIIKELKLLDVTYSRISEYGHFGRLGLNLPWEDADAKAQALREALEATK, from the coding sequence ATGGGAAAAATCGTAACGTGTGAGCAGGTGTTCAAAGGGCACCCTGACAAACTCTGCGACCAGATATCAGACAACGTCTTAGACGCCTATCTCAAGGCTGACAAGACATCGAGGGTGGCGGTGGAATCCGCGATCAAGAACAACGCCGTCTATGTGTTCGGCGAAGTCACCTCGAAGGCGAAGGTGAACATCATCAAGGAAGCCATCAAGGCTCTCCGCTTCGCCGGCTACTACGAGCAATTCAAAGTCTATCTAAACATCACGAAGCAATCGGGAGACATCGCTCTCGGCGTCGACAAAGAAGGCGCTGGGGACCAAGGGATGATGTATGGCTACGCCACAAACGAAACCGACGAGAGGATGCCTTATCCATTCGTCGTCGCTTCCCACATCAGCAACCTTGCACGCATCCTTTTCGTGAAGCACAACGACATCTTCGGCCCTGACGGGAAATGCGAAGTCGCGGTGGAATACGACAGCGACTACAAACCAGTCGCCATCAAAACGATAATCATCTCCTCTCAAACCAAACACGGAAAGCTAGAAGAAGCGAAGGTTCTCTTGCTTGAGGCCATCGGCGGATACATCAAGAAGTACCCTGAATGCCAAGTCCTCATCAATCCGACCGGCGCTTTCGAGACCGGCGGTCCTTACGCCGATTCAGGCTTAACCGGGCGAAAGCTCATGTGCGATACCTATGGAGGGGTGGCTCACCATGGCGGTGGTGCCTTCTCTGGAAAGGATCCAACCAAGGTCGACAGAAGCGGTGCCTACTATTGTCGCTACGTCGCCAAGGCCCTCGTCGATTCAGGGCTTTGCAAACGCTGTGAGGTTGGCGTCGCCTATTCCATCGGCATTGCCGAGCCAGTCTCGGTTTCCGTCGATTCCTTTGGAACCGGCGTCATCGACGACGACAAATTGGTCGAGCTCGTTAAAGAGGTCTTTGACTTCAAGCCGGCTTCGATCATCAAAGAACTCAAATTGCTGGACGTCACCTATTCCCGGATTTCCGAGTATGGGCACTTCGGCAGATTAGGATTGAACCTTCCTTGGGAGGACGCAGATGCAAAGGCACAAGCGTTGCGCGAAGCACTCGAAGCGACCAAGTAA
- a CDS encoding DUF3846 domain-containing protein, with translation MKCCICGKEIEGYGNNPMPVAGTACCDECNNKVIVPLRVFLTTLRAQNLAILITGSEVQLVQPKGRYFTLKELQGLVGGYIELAPRVFDDYLTVVDEEGLLKKKQFNNLSFKLFETDLVGNVLIVPKRIFEKPED, from the coding sequence ATGAAATGCTGTATCTGCGGAAAAGAGATAGAGGGCTACGGGAACAACCCGATGCCCGTCGCCGGGACGGCCTGTTGCGACGAATGCAACAACAAGGTCATCGTTCCGCTCAGGGTGTTCCTAACGACGCTCAGGGCGCAAAACCTAGCAATCCTCATCACGGGAAGTGAAGTCCAGCTGGTCCAACCAAAAGGCAGATACTTCACCCTCAAGGAACTCCAAGGCCTAGTCGGTGGCTACATCGAACTGGCGCCTAGGGTATTCGACGACTACCTAACGGTGGTGGACGAGGAAGGCTTGCTTAAGAAAAAGCAGTTCAACAACCTATCGTTCAAACTATTCGAGACGGACCTAGTCGGGAACGTCCTGATAGTGCCGAAGAGGATATTCGAGAAACCGGAAGATTGA
- a CDS encoding HK97 family phage prohead protease: protein MTKTTNKEVRLAELRTEAVDGKMTLEGYAIVFESETMIGDEEHGFKEVIDKDSLSETLMKDVPMKYNHMDNFLIIARTKNGSLSLSVDEKGLKVHAELLDTESNKDIYKMVTAGLLDKMSFAFTVNKQSWDRSGAVPVRRILGIERLYDVSIVDTPAYDSTSIYARSLEAMDLELKAMDLAEQKKQAEIIKKRIHIKSKI from the coding sequence ATGACGAAGACAACAAATAAAGAGGTCAGATTGGCCGAACTAAGGACCGAAGCGGTCGACGGCAAGATGACCTTGGAAGGCTACGCTATCGTATTCGAGAGCGAAACCATGATCGGGGACGAGGAACACGGCTTCAAGGAAGTCATCGATAAGGACTCCCTCTCCGAAACTCTAATGAAGGACGTGCCCATGAAGTACAACCACATGGACAACTTCCTCATCATCGCGAGAACCAAAAACGGCTCTCTTTCCTTATCGGTCGACGAAAAAGGTCTCAAGGTCCACGCCGAGCTTCTTGACACGGAATCCAACAAGGATATCTACAAGATGGTCACGGCCGGGCTTTTGGATAAGATGAGCTTCGCTTTCACGGTCAACAAGCAGAGCTGGGACAGAAGCGGTGCGGTACCGGTCCGTAGGATCCTCGGGATAGAGAGACTCTACGACGTATCCATCGTCGACACCCCGGCCTACGACTCGACCAGCATCTACGCTCGTTCTTTAGAAGCCATGGATTTGGAACTAAAGGCTATGGATTTAGCTGAGCAGAAGAAGCAAGCCGAAATCATCAAAAAACGAATTCACATCAAATCAAAAATCTAG
- a CDS encoding terminase large subunit, with protein sequence MNYLIEYRNAVYKGDVVIGHELEQVLDSLISDLKNPRFVFDEKPGQLRIDFIERFCKHTKSPFNGMPFILELWEKALLQVAYGFKYKETGLRRFNEVVLLVARKNGKTTYIAGIDLAEFFLSSGGVDIICASNTNDQASILFEEINNMREHSKALSKDKRSRKNIFYIYSPKNKNKIKKLSAQSRNLDGFNIEVGCIDEVHQMTDSKVYDAIKQSQSTKREPLIFIITTEGNVVGGFLDKKLEYCRKMIKGEITDERVLPWLYTQDSIDEIYSDKKSWQKSNPSLGKIKTMTYLEDIMNKSKNDLSTRLTMLCKDFNVKQLESGSWMSFDELNNEEAYDMESLRNSYAIGGVDLSSTTDLTASILLIVKDKKKYVIPHFFMPSNVLQKRMEEDSVPYDIWVKKGYLTLSDGSQNDFSKVTEWFLDMVRTYDIRPLWIGYDPWNSRYWVDEMDEAGFTMEKVRQGPFTLSEPMKQLEADLKNHVVIYDNNPMLKWCLSNTQAKVDINGNIQPSKLNSKFKRIDGAVALIIAYSVLNLYKKDYETMNS encoded by the coding sequence ATGAACTACCTCATCGAATACCGCAACGCGGTCTACAAAGGAGACGTGGTGATCGGCCATGAGCTTGAGCAGGTACTCGATTCGCTCATCAGCGACTTGAAGAACCCTAGGTTCGTCTTTGACGAAAAGCCAGGACAGCTGAGGATCGACTTCATCGAGCGCTTCTGCAAGCACACAAAGTCCCCGTTCAACGGGATGCCGTTCATCCTCGAGCTCTGGGAAAAGGCGCTCCTTCAGGTAGCCTATGGCTTCAAGTACAAGGAAACCGGACTCAGAAGGTTCAACGAGGTGGTGCTCCTTGTCGCCAGAAAGAACGGCAAGACCACCTACATCGCCGGCATCGACTTGGCGGAGTTCTTCCTCTCAAGCGGTGGCGTCGACATCATCTGCGCCAGTAACACCAACGATCAGGCCTCGATCCTTTTCGAGGAGATCAACAACATGCGAGAGCACAGTAAGGCTTTATCGAAGGATAAAAGAAGCAGGAAAAACATCTTCTACATCTATTCGCCGAAGAACAAGAACAAGATCAAGAAGCTCTCCGCCCAATCGAGGAACCTAGACGGCTTCAACATCGAGGTGGGGTGCATCGATGAGGTCCATCAGATGACCGACTCGAAGGTCTACGACGCGATCAAGCAAAGCCAATCGACCAAAAGGGAACCGTTGATCTTCATCATCACGACCGAAGGGAACGTGGTGGGAGGGTTCCTAGACAAGAAGCTCGAATACTGCAGGAAGATGATCAAGGGTGAGATCACCGACGAAAGGGTGCTACCTTGGCTCTACACGCAGGACTCGATTGACGAGATCTACAGTGACAAGAAGTCGTGGCAGAAATCCAACCCATCGCTAGGGAAGATCAAGACCATGACCTACCTCGAGGACATCATGAACAAGTCCAAGAATGATCTCTCGACGAGGCTCACGATGCTCTGCAAGGATTTTAACGTCAAACAGCTCGAATCCGGTTCTTGGATGAGCTTCGACGAGCTGAACAACGAAGAGGCATACGACATGGAAAGCCTGCGCAATAGCTATGCTATCGGAGGCGTGGACCTTTCCTCGACGACGGATTTGACCGCCTCGATACTCCTCATCGTCAAAGACAAGAAGAAGTACGTCATCCCGCATTTCTTCATGCCGAGCAACGTGCTCCAAAAGAGGATGGAGGAAGACTCCGTCCCTTACGACATCTGGGTTAAGAAAGGCTACCTGACCTTATCCGACGGTAGCCAGAACGACTTTTCAAAGGTCACCGAGTGGTTCCTCGACATGGTCAGGACCTACGACATCAGGCCTCTTTGGATCGGTTACGATCCCTGGAACTCCCGCTACTGGGTGGACGAGATGGACGAAGCCGGCTTCACGATGGAGAAGGTGAGGCAGGGGCCTTTCACTCTGTCCGAGCCGATGAAACAGCTCGAGGCCGACCTTAAGAACCATGTGGTTATCTATGATAACAACCCGATGCTGAAGTGGTGCCTAAGCAACACCCAGGCCAAGGTCGACATCAACGGGAACATCCAGCCATCGAAGCTGAACAGCAAATTCAAAAGGATAGACGGGGCGGTCGCTTTGATCATCGCCTACTCCGTCTTGAACCTATACAAAAAAGACTACGAAACCATGAATAGTTAG